In Rickettsia endosymbiont of Gonocerus acuteangulatus, the following are encoded in one genomic region:
- a CDS encoding DUF2670 domain-containing protein produces the protein MWQALRRLIAANPMGGFLWSLITKWYIMIAVASLIVLFYVVKGLEKIGFIDYFGRTTVEILDTSKAIAQNCTVKLGPDWDHLVNFWNCLGDPGRYEVREEETEETKLEHDVIELLPDKPGTTVPEPSNPYDNGNNTNTN, from the coding sequence ATGTGGCAAGCTTTACGAAGGTTAATTGCAGCTAATCCTATGGGGGGGTTTTTATGGAGTCTTATTACTAAATGGTATATAATGATAGCCGTTGCATCATTAATTGTATTATTTTATGTAGTAAAAGGACTTGAGAAAATCGGCTTTATAGACTATTTTGGCAGAACAACAGTTGAGATATTAGACACTAGTAAAGCTATTGCTCAAAATTGTACTGTAAAACTTGGTCCTGACTGGGATCACTTAGTCAACTTTTGGAATTGCTTAGGTGATCCAGGAAGATATGAAGTTAGAGAAGAAGAGACAGAAGAGACTAAATTAGAGCATGATGTAATAGAACTTCTTCCTGATAAACCAGGTACTACAGTTCCTGAACCGAGTAATCCTTATGATAATGGTAATAATACGAATACAAACTAA